Sequence from the Nitrospinaceae bacterium genome:
CGGCATCGGCCCGCTCGGCCGCCGCCCGGTAGCTCCAGCCAAAGGTGGGGCCGCCCCGGCCAAAATCGATATGGGGCGCAATGAGGCCTTTCAAGGGAGCGCCTGCGGCGATGCCTGGGGCAGTGCCGTTTCGCTCTGGGGGCCCGGGGCCGCCTTCTGCCGTGAAAAAACCATCGATCTGGCTGCGCAGTGCAGCCGGGTCGGCGTCATAGCTTTTACCGGCGAGAAAACTTGGCCTTGTGGGCGCCTCAAGATAATCGTTCACCACCTTTTGTTGCCACTTCTCGAACCCCTCGCCGTCAAGAAAATGCGCCGCCTCGAGCCGAGAGAAAACCTCATAGATATTCTCCTCGGGGATATCGAGTTTGTGTTCATCGAGAATTTCGCTGCGGATCTCTGTTGCCATGTGCGAGCCGTCGAGGCGCTGGAGCACGGGAAGCAGTCCCATCGGCACGACCAGGACAGCGTCGGTTAAATGGAGCGGGTCCCTCAAGATAATGACCTGCTGCCCCTCGTGCTCGGTGGGGGTGGCCTCTAGTTGTCTGAGCCGTGGGCGCATTTCTTGTTGGTTCACGTAGCCTCCAGTTTTTTGGGCGTCTGCCGACGCTACCGGCGGGAATCTTAAATGATGCGCTCTGATGAGGCCACCATCTTTACTCTGCGGGCCGCCCGAAGCTTTGAGCCGTCAGGAGGGAGACGAGTGTCAGGGCCGCCATGGCATACAGGGCCGGGCCAAAATCGCCTGCGGCGTCTCTAATCGCGCCCGCCGCCCAGGGCCCGACAAACCCGCCGAAATATCCGAGCCCGATGATCATCCCACCCGCCTGGCCCACCGATGCCGCAGGCACCGCCCGCGCCGGATAGCCCATACACAGAACAAACCAAAAATTCATCGCGAAACCGATAAGAACGATTCCAAAGGCGGCGGCCCACCTCCCCGAGGGGGGAAGCGCCACGAGAATCACGACAATCAAGAGCACGCAAATCATCACCATCCGGGGGATGCCGCCCACCAAGGGAGAAATTTTGTGTGCGGTCAGCACGGCTATTATCCCGAGCCAAGCCACAAAGGACACGATTAGGGCCGCCTGACCGAGGCCCCAGCCCTTGGACTCCAAGATCGAGGGGAACCAGCCGATCCCCGTATAGAAAAGCACGTTGTTGACGAACAGCGCCGCTGTCACGGCCCAGACGGTGCGGCTGCGCCAGGGGGAGAACGATGACTCTCCACCGCCACCTGACTCCTCATCACCGATTTCGGCCAACGAGCGGCTACCGACCCGCTCCCAGACGATAAAAGTCACGAATAGCGCGCAGGCCCAAATCAGATAACCGCCCCGCCAGCTCGACTCGGCGCTGACAAAGGGCACGCTTGGCAAAATCGAGGCCATAAAACCACTGAAAGCCACCCCCATCGCCGCACCCGTGACAACCGCCGCCGTATAAAATGCGGCCGCCGTCTCTCGGCTATCGGGAGGTGCCGTCTCCCGCGCCACTTTCGGAAGAACCGGAAAAATTAATCCTGCCCCTGCGCCAACCAGTGCGATCCCTATAACCAGCTGCCAATAACCCCACGACCACACTCTGAGTAAGCCGCCAGCAAGAACCAGCAGCGCACCCAGCCGGGCCATCCTCTGAACCCCCAGGCGATCGACAAAGACACCTCCCATCAAAGCGAACAAGGTTATCAGCGGAAAAGGAACCGACAGCAAAAACCCGCCCTCGGAGTAACTCAAGCCCATCTCGCCCCTGATCAATTCCACCAGCCCGCTCGTCGAAACCAAGGACCCGAAAACGGACCACGTAAGAAAACACGCAGCCATCAACGTCACATACCATCGAGAAGAAGCCTTGGCTGTCATGAGGATATCCCCAGAAGATACGCCGAATTGCCGCCCATCCACTTTTCGATGACCTCGGGCTTAAGAGGCAGCGCACGCGCCTCGGCAGCGATCTCGGCAAGGGACATCGACATAAGCGGCCAGTCTGTTCCAAACAAAACTTTGTTTTGCAAAACCGAATTTCCGAAATGAAGCAGCATCTCCCAACCAGAATTAGGCGTTGCCAGATACTTCCACCGGTGGCCTGAGGGGTCGATATAAAGATTCGGATGCCGCCAGGCAGCGGCCACCATCTCCGGCACCCAGGGCCAACCACCGTGCCCTGCAATAACCTTGAGCTCAGGCATTTCCCCGCAAAGCCGATCAAGCGCAAGGGGCCGGCCCAGTTCCATGGGATGCGCCTGCGCCCAGTTGGTCGAGGTGTGAATCCAGACAGGAACACCAAGTTCGATACATTTTTTGTAAATTGGCCGATAGGCCTTATCATCGGCCGGAAGAAGATGAAGAAATGGACAAAGCAGCGCCCCGTGAAGACCCAGCTCCCTCACCCCACGTTCGAGTGATTTAGCCGCATCCTCTTTATTCGGATCAACCCCCATCATGGCGCGAAGCCGATCTGGATGCGCCCTCACCGCCCCTGCCAGCGCCTCCGGATCAAGGGGCCTCGCCCCCGTCGTACTCTCTTGATCGATGCTAAACACCACAGACAGATCGTACCCCGCCTCGTCCATGTCCAGGATAAAATCACCTACCGGGCGCCCACGCTTCTCGGATACTTCTTCGATGAAATCATTAACTTCCGAGGCAGAGCGCTCCATCGTCCTTTGAATAAATTCCTCTTCCCCGACGCCACAAAATCTCGAAATCCCCTTCGAAAACATGCGAAAATATCCAGGTATGGCGGCCCACCCCGAAAGCCTGGCAATGAAAGAAGAATGAACAGGAAGGAAGCTGCATATATCAATCAACATCGCGCTTTCCTTTTGCTTTTACCTGGCTCCCGGCAAATTCTGTTTCATTGCTTTGGATGCCTTTTGACTTTGCCCCAAAGCGCCGGGAGAATCGGGCATTCCGAAAAGCGAGGTCGCAGAAAAAACAGTAACAAACAACAAAACAGCAACAGCAAAGCTTGTACGGGGGGCATTGCCTTTTTTCTTCAACACACTCGCCAGCATTTCGACCAATACAACCACGCCCACAACCAGGACCCCGGACAGGGACAACAAAACAATGTCACTTGAATAAATGATGGCACGAAGAGGCACCAAACCGTCAAACAACCACCATCCACTCACCCAAGCGACCAGAAGAATGACCGCAAACAAGGAAGGCGCCGCTCCCATCTGTATTAAAAAAGCGCCTTCTGAAACCGACACGCCTCTTTCCCAGTAAAACGAGCGCCGCCCGATCAACATAAGAAGAATACCTCCCACCAAAAAGGAGGAGAGCAACGCAACAACAAATCCGAACAAAAACGAAGACGAGAAAAAAACACTAATAAAATCTTTCCGCATATCCCGCCAGAGAGAGTCATCTACCGCACCGGCAATTAACGCCGTAACAATAACCGATGCCCCGACTGCCGCCACTCCAGCGGCTACAAGATAAAGTAAATCATTTTCAGACCAACGAGAAGTTTTTTTCGAAAGGGTGCAGAAAGCGCCCCACACAAAACACAACAATGGGACGGCAACTGATAAAGGCGCCATGAGAATTATTGCCGTCATTAAAGCCGGAGAATGTCTTAACGAAACAAGATGAAAGGACAGCATCCCGAAAATGAACACCCCAGAGAGGCAGAGCATGGAAATTCGCACAAGAAGATCAGCCGACGTGAAATAAGATTTCTTCCCGTTACGACGCCCCCAAAAACGCATATGGGCAGCGAGCCAGGGAATCGCCACCAATGCGCACATTGAAATAGTGAAAATCGTCACGGCTAAAGAGGTAGCCAACTGGCTCGAAATCAATAATGCTGTCGCAGAAAAATTCATTTCTTCTCCCCCACCGCACCAAGAACTTGCTCTTTCACTTCAGCAGGCGGCTCACCTGACTTTGTTTGCTCGACCTCGACCGGCTTACTCATTTCTTTTTTTCGCCGGGGCGGGCCCAACCTTCTCTGGCTCTTTTCCCTCTTCCGTGGTCGGCATCTCGGCTGGCTTAGCGACACCCTCATCTGCGGGGGTTGGGGCCTCTTCCTTAGAAGCCTCTGGTTCGATTTCCGTGGAAGGTGGCGGCGTCTTTTTTATCTCATCAGATGCAGCTTCCGCCGGGGGGCTTTCACCTTGAACCGGGGTCTTCGTTTCATTTGTCTCCGGCTTGGCGGCGTCAGCCGGCGCCGCCGATTTCCCCACATCACTGGCCGGAGGCGGTTCAACGGAAACTGGTTTTTCTTCCTCGGATGACTTTTCGGAAGAAGGCGTCTCTATAGCTGGCTTTTCCACTTCGCTCGCTTGGGGCCTAGGCGGCAAAGGCTTTTTCACCTTTACCGGCACAGGAGGAGGCTCAGGAGGACGAGCGATAAGAGCAGCACCCGATTCTGAAAGACGGGACTTGATATAATGGACAAGCGCCAGTTTTTCACCTTCCGAGCCTGCGAGAACTGGCAAAGCGGGATGGCGCGTAGACAATTCATCCAGAAATCGATTCACATCCCCAAAGTATTTAACCTCTGATAGGGAGGGTATGCCTCCTCTTCCCATCCAACTTGAATGACAGACAAAACATTGCGCCCTAAAGCTAAAAGCCCCGAGCGCCAATTTATCAGGAGGACTGTCATCTGTTCGCCATGGGGATGGCTTCCAAATCCCCGAGGCAGCCAGTTTGCCGATATCAGAAACGAGAATTCCGTTGCGAAACATATGCCCCTGTATCACAAACGGGCCAGGGGAGGTGCTTCTGAGCGACTGAATTCCCCCTGCCTGAATCAAGAGCGCGACGACGACAACCGCCACCGGTGATTTTCCGAAACTCTCAGGACGGCGCGCTGCCCAGAGAATCAAAATCAAACCGAGACATACAGCCACAACGGCAATCGCCCCCGCGAGTGTAATGACCGGCAAGCCCTCGAAAAACAGGATAAAAATCCACCACATCATCGATGCCGCACAAATAAAGGAAGCGATCGCAGCCCATTTCCCCAGCCACTCGATAAGGGCGGCGCGCCATATATCATCCCGTTGATTAATGGTCCAAATCATTCCGGCGCCGCCCGCCATGGCGAGCGCCCACGAAGACCAGACAAGGTAAGTGGGGATAAAGGAGGGATTGAAAACAGCGTCCCGGGTCGAAAATGTATTGAGCCAAAAATGTGGCGTCAGGGAAAAAGCACCTGCCGAGATGGGAACAGCCAAAGCAACCCAGAGTCCAACGGCTGCGATTGAGCCAGCCAGCAAATGGAGCAGAATGTTATTTCGCCACCTGGACCATGTGTTGATGTAAGTGAACAAAGATACTGCCGAGATCAGCAACAACAGCCAAGCGGCATACGCTGGGATTTCAAAAATCCTCAGCAACTCGGCGGCGACTGCGGGATGCACGGATACAAATACCAGCCACAACAAACACCCTGACATGCCGACGCCGAGAACAGCAATTCGAAAAATGTACGTTGAAAAAGTTCTCGCAAACTGCTCCCATCTCGGGTCCATGCTTCGTATGCCGCGAACCTGAGCAATGAGCACGTACATAAAACCGCCCACTACCAGACCGGACAAAGTCATAAAAACATATGACAAAAAGAAAAGGAGACCCGAGGCAATGGAAGGTGATATGTCAAAATAAGGAAATTGCACGCTAGTACCTCTCAACCACACATCGGTGCCCGTACACCGGACACGAAAAAAACCGCCTTCAGAGACAGCCTAGACCTTGGCCACACCCCTCGCACGGTAGCGCCCGAGTTTTTCCTCGTCCAGGGATACACCCAGCCCGGGCTCCATGGGAACGGGTATCCGTCCACCGCTGATATCGATGACGGGCGTCACTACGTCAGCCACCATTTTTTCAGGACCAACGGATTCAATCGCTGGCAAAAACGCCTGTGATGTCGCAGCAACATGAACCTCGGCGAGCGTTGAGGTTGTCAACGCGAAACCATGGCCGATGACGAGCCTCATACCAGCCGCCTCGGCAGTGGCTACCATCTCGCGGGTGGCAATGAGGCCACCTTGCTTCATCACCTTGACCTTGACGATGTCAGCGGCCTCGGCACGAATGATGTCGAGCAGACTCTCGTGCCCGTAAACACACTGATCGGCCATCACAGGAAAATTAATCGAGCGACGGACCTCGGCAAGTCCCTCAAGATTCTCTCGCGGGACAGGCTGCTCGAAAAGTACTGGAGCAGCGCTTTCGACCTCCATGGCAAAGGCGACGGCATCCGCCACCAGGCCATAGGCCTCATTGGCGTCAATGCGAATATCCATCGCATCGCCCACCGCCTCGCGGACGGCAAGAACACGCGCCGCATCGGACTCGATATCTCCAATCGCCTTGACCTTACAGGATTTCCAGCCCCGCTCCGAGAAGTCTTTGGCCTCGGCGGCGGCGACCTCAGGCGGATTCGCGCCAATCCATGCGTTGAAGAAAATCTCGTCCCTGACCGCGCCACCCAATAGCTCGTGTAACGGAATGCCGAGCGCTTTGGCATGGATGTCGGCAAGGGCGATGTCGAGGGCGGATTTGGCCTCGAAAAGACCCGGCGCGGCCTCATCCATCGTCATTCGTGCCCGTCGCGCCTGGCGGGGGTCAGCCCCAAGAAGCGCCGGGACCAGGATGTTCTCGATGGCATCAGCCGTCTCGTCGCGTCCGGCCGAGGAGTAGCCGCTAAGGGGCTCTGCATCCCCGAGACCATCAAGCCCCTCGTCCACCCGCACCCGGACAAGAACACCGGGTTGAAGGTTATGATTGTGAGTCGCGTTTTTGAAAAAACCCTTCATGGGCATATCGATTCGGTGGACTTCGACCGAGGACACCTTCATCTCGACAACCCCTCATCGCTAAAAAATTGATCCTAGTATTCTATCAGAGAGCCAACGGGGCGTCTCCGATGCCAGGGGGGCCCAAAATTATCTCAATCAGCCTGCGAAAGCGCCGCCCGGACGGCCTCCTTTGACACCTCATCGACCTCAAAAGCCCTTTGCTCCCCCGACCGCAGAAAAGTAAATACCACCTCACTCACGGGCAATCCCGATGCCGCCTCGACTCCCATCGCGTAGACAGTCCCCTGCGGGCGGTAGTGCGCCGCCCGACCGTCAACCCTTGAGCCGCTTACGGCGTCGGTCTTGAAATCGACCACGACAAGGGCGCCCGCCTCCTCAAACACGAGGTCGGCCACCCCGCGGATGAGCCGCTCGCCCTCGATCATCAAGAACGGCAACTCCCGGTAAACGCGCTCGGCCCACCCGGCACGCCCGGCACGCCGGAATATCTCCATTTCCAGCGCCCCGGTGATCATCGAGAGCGCCTCGCCAGCGTCTTTATCCCCGAGCCCCAGGCCAATCGCTAGACCGCGAGCCACGCCATCGAGCGCACTCACCGCCCCGACCTCATATATTGTGAGCCGCGCCAGTAGGTCGTGGACCAGCTCGCCGAATTTCTTACCGCCCGGCGCCCCCTCGGCCTCGAGCGCCGAAACGCCCCAGCGATCATCCCCATCCTCCTCTTCCCACCTCTGAGCTACACCACCTGCGACCAATTCCGGGAGCAGGCTCGGCTGCACCGGGCGCACGCTTTTTGAAGTCGCCCCTAGCCGGCCCAGCGCCTCTCGCACCGCCTCATTATCACGCTCCTGCTCACGCACCTTTGCGTCATCAACCTCAAACGCATCCTCGGGCAAACGGCTCACTTCTGGCTCATGAAACGCCTCGGGAGCATCTGCCACAACCTCTTCCATCAAATCGCCCGCGCCACCACCTATTCCTTCCTCTAAAATTGCCCAGAGATTTTTACCTTTCCCATCCTGCCCCTCGGGCACAATGAGCCAATCCCTCGCCCGCGTCGCCGCCACATAAAGCAGCCGCCGCCGCTCGGCTTCTTGAATCGCATCCTCATGCTCTTTTGCCGCCGCATACCCAGCAGAAGATAATTTTCGATTACTAGAGCCTGTCTTGAGATGAACGCGCCCGCTCTGCCTGTCCGTGATCTGGCTCATCTCATCTGCCATGTAGCCACCACCCATGTCCGCCAGCGCCACGACAGGAAACTCAAGCCCCTTTGAGCCATGAATCGTCATCATCCGGACAATTTCCTCGCCCTCATCCGCCACCGTCTCCTCGGACTCTTTTGCCTCCCGGCCAAGCGCAAGCTGGCGTCTAAGGTAGGCCGCAAACTCGTCCACCCCGCGCGCGCCGCCACCCGAAAACTCGAATGCGATATCCAAAAGTTTTAACAAGTTGGCCATCCGCCGCTCACCATCAAAAACCGACAAGAAAAGCTCAAACGCCTGCGTTTTGTTAAATATTTCCTCAAGTATGGCACGTGGACTCACCGCCCCGCGCTCCTCGTGCATTTCTCGAATCTCTGCCGCCGCCTCCTCCATCTCATCCGGGTAGCCAGCACTCCCTTTCTGGAAAAGACGCCACCCGGCCAAATCCACATCAGAGAAACCATAAAGCGGCGAGCGCAACGCCGCCGCCATCGCCAAGGAATCCTCGGGGTTCGCCACAGCCCGAAGCACGGCGCCAGCCGCCGCTATCTCGATGGTCTCGTAGAACCCACTTCCCCCGTCGCTAGAAACCGGAATGTCGAGCCCCCTCAAAGCCTCCTCGTAAATCGAAAACCCCGTACGCGTCCGAAAAAGAAGCACGATATCCCCCGGCCTAACCGACCTCGGGTCTTCACCCTTCGGATGAATCTTCCTCCCGGAGTCGATGAGTTTCTTGATTTCCCCGGCAATCATCGCCGCCTCCTGGTGACGAAACAAATCGGCACCGAGTTTTTCTCCCGCCTCGGCCCCCTCACACTTGAGCAGGGAGACACGCAGATCCTCGTCCTCACGGTAGGCATTCAGAGGCTCGTATCCTGGCTGAACGGCACCTTGCTCCTGGATAAGTTGCGAGAACACACCGTTCACCCACTTCGTCACGCCGGGGGCGCTTCTAAAATTTTCCGTGATCGGAATTGATTTTCCACCCGGCGAATTTTCGATCAACTTTTTCGCCTCGTGATAGACGGCAATGTCCGCCCGGCGAAAACGGTAGATGGACTGCTTGGGATCGCCCACGACAAACAGGCCGCCACCACCAATTTTTATATTCCGCCAGTTTTCCGCACCACCATCATCACCAGCCAGCCGGAAGATCAATTCGGCCTGGAGGGGATCCGTATCCTGAAACTCGTCAATGAGAAAATGATCGTATCGGCCATGAAAATAGTTTCGGACCGCATCGCTCTCCCGGATGAGCCGAGCCGCATAATGAAGAATTCCCGCATAACTCAGAACACCCTCCTCAAGCGCCCGTGCGGCAAGGGTGTCGGTGTACCCGGCCAGGGAACCCGCCACACCCGAAATCACCTCATGACCGGCCACGGCGAGGGC
This genomic interval carries:
- a CDS encoding MFS transporter, producing MTAKASSRWYVTLMAACFLTWSVFGSLVSTSGLVELIRGEMGLSYSEGGFLLSVPFPLITLFALMGGVFVDRLGVQRMARLGALLVLAGGLLRVWSWGYWQLVIGIALVGAGAGLIFPVLPKVARETAPPDSRETAAAFYTAAVVTGAAMGVAFSGFMASILPSVPFVSAESSWRGGYLIWACALFVTFIVWERVGSRSLAEIGDEESGGGGESSFSPWRSRTVWAVTAALFVNNVLFYTGIGWFPSILESKGWGLGQAALIVSFVAWLGIIAVLTAHKISPLVGGIPRMVMICVLLIVVILVALPPSGRWAAAFGIVLIGFAMNFWFVLCMGYPARAVPAASVGQAGGMIIGLGYFGGFVGPWAAGAIRDAAGDFGPALYAMAALTLVSLLTAQSFGRPAE
- a CDS encoding amidohydrolase; amino-acid sequence: MLIDICSFLPVHSSFIARLSGWAAIPGYFRMFSKGISRFCGVGEEEFIQRTMERSASEVNDFIEEVSEKRGRPVGDFILDMDEAGYDLSVVFSIDQESTTGARPLDPEALAGAVRAHPDRLRAMMGVDPNKEDAAKSLERGVRELGLHGALLCPFLHLLPADDKAYRPIYKKCIELGVPVWIHTSTNWAQAHPMELGRPLALDRLCGEMPELKVIAGHGGWPWVPEMVAAAWRHPNLYIDPSGHRWKYLATPNSGWEMLLHFGNSVLQNKVLFGTDWPLMSMSLAEIAAEARALPLKPEVIEKWMGGNSAYLLGISS
- a CDS encoding UvrD-helicase domain-containing protein, translated to MSPPSKGQKDPKDKKARDLAINWTEGPVLVEAGAGTGKTDLLVKRVLHLVKNEGIDIERIVAITFTIKAAAELRGRVRAALTSEVEKEKDDRAGKSLRDALDRIDRAPISTIHSFALRLLQERPIEAGLRPGAGDVDQDAYDNLRDRVWEEWLRERMTAGDEALEMFLELGFGQKHLEDIRGALLELPELRGGFPEPVGLTVREIKEPVGSVIGEWSEFSSLHCEDQTDKGFQQLDGVMEWFEKLSDTDMADFIRGLWEPPTYPRTNSGAKKKWDSEESLEIFREDVTRFRTEVTKALAVAGHEVISGVAGSLAGYTDTLAARALEEGVLSYAGILHYAARLIRESDAVRNYFHGRYDHFLIDEFQDTDPLQAELIFRLAGDDGGAENWRNIKIGGGGLFVVGDPKQSIYRFRRADIAVYHEAKKLIENSPGGKSIPITENFRSAPGVTKWVNGVFSQLIQEQGAVQPGYEPLNAYREDEDLRVSLLKCEGAEAGEKLGADLFRHQEAAMIAGEIKKLIDSGRKIHPKGEDPRSVRPGDIVLLFRTRTGFSIYEEALRGLDIPVSSDGGSGFYETIEIAAAGAVLRAVANPEDSLAMAAALRSPLYGFSDVDLAGWRLFQKGSAGYPDEMEEAAAEIREMHEERGAVSPRAILEEIFNKTQAFELFLSVFDGERRMANLLKLLDIAFEFSGGGARGVDEFAAYLRRQLALGREAKESEETVADEGEEIVRMMTIHGSKGLEFPVVALADMGGGYMADEMSQITDRQSGRVHLKTGSSNRKLSSAGYAAAKEHEDAIQEAERRRLLYVAATRARDWLIVPEGQDGKGKNLWAILEEGIGGGAGDLMEEVVADAPEAFHEPEVSRLPEDAFEVDDAKVREQERDNEAVREALGRLGATSKSVRPVQPSLLPELVAGGVAQRWEEEDGDDRWGVSALEAEGAPGGKKFGELVHDLLARLTIYEVGAVSALDGVARGLAIGLGLGDKDAGEALSMITGALEMEIFRRAGRAGWAERVYRELPFLMIEGERLIRGVADLVFEEAGALVVVDFKTDAVSGSRVDGRAAHYRPQGTVYAMGVEAASGLPVSEVVFTFLRSGEQRAFEVDEVSKEAVRAALSQAD